A single genomic interval of Spinacia oleracea cultivar Varoflay chromosome 6, BTI_SOV_V1, whole genome shotgun sequence harbors:
- the LOC110804913 gene encoding uncharacterized protein, with translation MNEKVEPQVEMEVEMKPSIKIPNEKEQPLLEKNYEKFIQEMKTMNVNIPFLDMISEMPIYAKFLKEILSNKRKIEEGDMVCLTEECSPIILNKSSPLATKHGDSERYTIPVKIGGMEEKKALCDLGASVSLMPFSICEKMNFGDLNPTRVTLQLADGSIKYPLGVLEDVPLQVGKFFIPCDFIVMEMKED, from the coding sequence ATGAATGAGAAAGTAGAACCTCAAGTTGAGATGGAAGTTGAAATGAAGCCAAGTATTAAGATTCCAAACGAAAAGGAGCAACCTCTTCTTGagaaaaattatgaaaaatttaTTCAAGAAATGAAGACAATGAATGTCAACATTCCCTTCTTGGACATGATTTCCGAGATGCCCATTTATGCTAAATTTCTCAAGGAAATCTTatccaacaaaagaaaaattgaaGAAGGTGATATGGTGTGTTTGACAGAAGAATGTAGTCCCATTATTCTCAACAAGTCTTCTCCACTTGCTACAAAGCATGGAGATTCCGAAAGGTACACAATACCGGTGAAAATAGGAGGTATGGAGGAAAAGAAGGCCTTGTGTGATCTTGGTGCTAGTGTGAGCTTGATGCCTTTCTCTATTTGTGAGAAGATGAACTTTGGTGATTTGAATCCAACAAGAGTTACATTACAACTAGCCGATGGTTCAATCAAGTATCCTTTAGGTGTTCTTGAAGATGTACCACTTCAAGTGGGAAAGTTCTTTATTCCATGCGACTTCATCGTAATGGAAATGAAAGAAGATTAG